A genome region from Microplitis mediator isolate UGA2020A chromosome 4, iyMicMedi2.1, whole genome shotgun sequence includes the following:
- the LOC130666302 gene encoding piwi-like protein Siwi, with amino-acid sequence MDAEKGDRKGRGRASTSPQQLQGAWARRPGPSSTPDPSQPYGPPPAKYSRSQSVDESIRAPPPAEDVSRDSQRSGPDRRGPLTSNVVPTAVGASRDASSSSSSGNVGRGSSRAKKLQSAELLNSRPAHVKSSKKGTGGNAIKLQANFFKILSAPDWCLLQYRVDFAPEEDRTVVRKGLLRLHKERLGIYMFDGSVMYTCNRYQGVSKTESMELFSERQSDNTKIAISVRLVGELAKGDPHYPQFFNIIARKGLEHLRLQLVGRNYFDARAKVEIPEYRFELWPGYQTSIRQHEREVLMGVEITHKVMRQEHLLDILGRARANARGSDVQGACKAQVIGITVLTGYNNNTYRIDDIDFSKNPTSTFKMGKDETPTSYMDYYRNKYGINISNQSQPLLVARLPLRDRRAGKDELLYLIPELCRATGLTDEMRTDYKLMAKLATFTRLTPDRRIERLLHFNKRLQDEPTVVEEFRQWNLKLDTKLVEIPARVITPENIIFGNMKQSATQTADWTRHFRSARLIVCTKLSDWILIVPERVRRDAQTFVSNIIKVGQGMSFAISQPQLREIRNDSAQSYAEELERVMSRSVPQLICCISARSRADVYSAIKKKCCLDRPVPSQVILQKNLASKGAMSIATKVAIQMNCKIGGAPWSLDFGMSGLMVVGFDVCHDPNQRGTDFGAMVASLDRGMTRYFSAVSAHRSNEELTNEFSINMVKALRKYSDLNGNKLPSRIVVYRDGVGDGQIPYVLEHEVNHLREALAKFYGRPELVKLAFIIVTKRINTRLFYNRRENPPPGTVVDDVITNPWRYDFFIVSQCVRQGSVSPTAYNVIYDNVGLDVSSIQRLTFQLTHMYFNWSGTVRVPAPCQYAHKLAFLVAQSIHRPPNSHLESLLFFL; translated from the exons ATGGACGCTGAAAAAGGTGATAGAAAGGGCCGAGGAAGGGCGAGTACTTCACCGCAACAACTCCAAGGAGCTTGGGCACGCCGTCCAGGGCCATCTTCAACTCCTGACCCATCCCAACCATATGGACCTCCACCG GCCAAATATTCTCGTTCGCAGAGTGTAGACGAGTCTATCCGTGCACCACCTCCTGCTGAGGATGTTTCTAGAGATAGTCAGCGATCGGGACCTGATCGTCGAGGACCTCTTACATCTAATGTTGTACCAACTGCAGTTG gaGCTAGTCGTGATGCATCATCGTCATCGTCATCAGGCAATGTTGGACGTGGATCATCGCGAGCAAAGAAATTGCAGAGTGCAGAACTTTTGAATTCACGGCCAGCTCATGTAAAATCATCAAAGAAAG GAACGGGTGGCAACGCAATAAAATTGCAAGCCAATTTTTTCAAGATTTTGAGCGCTCCGGATTGGTGTTTGTTGCAATATCGAGTCGATTTCGCTCCCGAGGAAGACAGAACGGTGGTTCGCAAAGGGCTGCTTCGTCTTCATAAAGAAAGATTGGGAATTTACATGTTTGATGGCAGTGTTATGTATACTTGCAATCGCTATCAAGGTGTCTCTAAAACAGAA AGCAtggaattattttcagaacgaCAATCTGACAATACTAAAATTGCAATCAGTGTTCGTTTAGTAGGAGAATTAGCCAAGGGTGACCCGCATTATCCACAATTCTTCAACATCATCGCTCGTAAAGGATTGGAGCATCTCCGCCTTCAATTAGTCGGACGAAATTATTTCGATGCTCGtgcaaaa gTGGAAATCCCTGAATACAGGTTCGAATTGTGGCCAGGTTATCAGACATCAATTCGTCAACATGAGCGTGAGGTTCTGATGGGAGTGGAAATCACCCACAAAGTGATGCGTCAAGAACATTTATTGGATATATTGGGTAGAGCTCGTGCTAATGCTCGTGGTAGTGATGTTCAA ggaGCCTGCAAAGCTCAAGTAATCGGAATAACGGTATTGACTGGCTATAATAATAACACCTACCGCATCGatgatattgatttttcaaaaaatccaaCATCGACATTTAAAATGGGAAAGGATGAAACGCCAACTAGTTACATGGACTACTATCGTAATAAGTACGGTATCAATATAAGTAACCAATCACAACCGCTTCTTGTTGCTCGTTTACCTCTGCGAGATCGCCGCGCTGGAAAAGACGAGTTACTTTATTTGATTCCTGAACTCTGTCGGGCCAccg gaTTAACTGATGAAATGCGTACTGACTACAAGTTGATGGCAAAGTTAGCGACGTTCACTCGTCTTACGCCTGACAGACGTATTGAAAGATTGTTGCACTTCAATAAACGTTTGCAAGATGAACCAACTGTTGTTGAAGAGTTTCGTCAGTGGAATTTAAAATTGGATACCAAATTGGTTGAAATTCCCGCCCGGGTAATAACTCCAGAGAAcattatttttggaaatatGAAACAATCAGCTACTCAAACTGCTGATTGGACTCGACATTTCCGGAGTGCAAGGCTAATTGTCTGCACTAAATTGTCTGATTGGATTCTCATTGTTCCCGAACGTGTCAGACGTGATGCACAG aCATTTGTTAGCAACATAATTAAAGTTGGTCAAGGAATGTCATTCGCAATTAGCCAACCGCAACTCCGTGAAATTCGTAATGATTCGGCTCAATCATATGCCGAAGAATTAGAACGTGTGATGAGCCGCTCAGTTCCACAACTTATTTGCTGTATTTCAGCCAGATCCCGCGCTGATGTTTACTCAGCTATTAAGAAAAAGTGCTGTCTTGATCGTCCTGTTCCAAGTCAAGTTatacttcaaaaaaatttagcatCTAAAGGAGCCATGTCAATTGCTACTAAAGTTGCAATACAGATGAACTGCAAGATTGGTGGCGCTCCTTGGAGTCTAGACTTTGGAATGTCTGGATTGATGGTGGTTGGATTTGATGTTTGTCATGATCCTAATCAGCGTGGAACTGACTTTG GTGCTATGGTTGCATCACTTGATCGTGGAATGACTAGATACTTTTCGGCTGTCAGCGCTCATCGTAGCAATGAAGAATTGACCAACGAATTCAGTATTAATATGGTCAAGGCGCTTCGTAAATATTCTGACTTAAATGGAAATAAACTTCCCTCCCGTATTGTCGTCTATCGTGATGGTGTAGGTGATGGACAGATTCCATACGTATTGGAACACGAAGTCAATCATCTCCGTGAAGCTCTTGCCAAGTTCTATGGACGTCCCGAACTAGTAAAACTGGCTTTCATCATCGTCACAAAACGTATCAACACACGATTGTTTTACAATCGTCGTGAAAATCCACCACCAGGTACAGTCGTAGATGATGTGATTACGAATCCATGGAGATACGATTTCTTCATTGTGTCTCAATGTGTAAGACAAGGATCCGTCTCACCTACTGCTTACAAtgttatttatgataatgttGGCTTGGATGTATCTAGTATCCAACGCTTGACATTCCAGTTGACTCACATGTATTTCAATTGGAGCGGAACTGTCAGAGTGCCGGCACCTTGTCAGTACGCTCATAAATTAGCATTTTTAGTTGCTCAAAGTATTCACCGGCCACCAAATAGCCACTTGGAAAGTCTTCTGTtctttctttaa